Proteins from one Aspergillus nidulans FGSC A4 chromosome VIII genomic window:
- a CDS encoding ATG16 family protein (transcript_id=CADANIAT00002660), producing the protein MAHWREEYAAALAARDRREKANVAIYNAYSQLADRTASSMIAVSDLQSDAQRSALSTPVADPRQQQPSPASGPSPQDIILAIRADLAEAQRSRSELEEQLARVTTELEKLRRRNIQNGKRISSMESEITHLQLRLKDRDEELREKAKLLEGFQDEIATFELQLNMAEERSNRLQKENQELIDRWMARMGKEADAMNDAYQFS; encoded by the exons ATGGCTCACTGGAGGGAAGAGTACGCGGCGGCGTTGGCAGCTCGTGATCGGCGTGAGAAGGCCAACGTCGCTATCTACAATGCTT ATAGCCAGCTCGCCGATAGAACGGCGTCTTCAATGATAGCAGTTTCGGATCTCCAGAGCGACGCTCAGCGATCGGCACTTTCTACTCCAGTCGCCGATCCtagacagcagcagccgtCTCCGGCATCAGGGCCCTCTCCGCAGGACATAATACTCGCAATTCGGGCAGATTTAGCCGAAGCGCAACGATCTCGCTCGGAACTCGAAGAACAGCTAGCACGCGTAACAACAGAATTGGAGAAGTTGCGAAGGAGGAACATCCAAAACGGCAAGCGGATCAGTTCGATGGAAAGTGAAATCACACACCTGCAGCTTAGACTGAAGGATAGGGATGAAGAATTAAGAGAGAAAGCGAAATTGTTGGAG GGTTTCCAAGACGAGATCGCAACTTTTGAGCTCCAGCTCAATATGGCTGAGGAGCGGTCGAACCGGCTACAGAAGGAGAATCAGGAACTGATTGATCGTTGGATGGCCCGGATGGGAAAGGAGGCAGATGCCATGAATGATGCTTACCAATTCTCATGA
- the spb1 gene encoding rRNA methyltransferase spb1 (transcript_id=CADANIAT00002658), whose product MAIQKKHGKGRLDKWYRLAKEKGYRARAAFKLVQLNKKYGFLEKSKVLLDLCAAPGSWCQVAAECMPAQSLIVGVDLAPIKPIPRVITFQQDITTEKCRATIRSHLKHWKADTVLHDGAPNVGTAWVQDAFSQAELVLESLKLATEFLVEGGTFVTKVFRSKDYNPLLWVFKQLFMSVEATKPPSSRNVSAEIFVVCRGYKAPKRIDPKFLDSKHVFAELADPTPNNEAKVFNPEKKKRKREGYEEGDWTQFKEIPVTEFINTTDPIAILGSCNKLSFQQQPGGDLALATLDRLPETTDEIRNCCEDLKVLGKKEFRNLLRWRLKVREKFGLVVKKGQAKDDEAEEVAEIAPMDDELAIQEELLRLKEKESARSKKERRKENERKRKEIVRMQMHMTTPMDIGMEQLGPGGEDATFSLKRAEKAGAAAAMASGKELAVIESESEESESETEYDDSDDEGDRLERELDSLYEQYQERKEDKDSKLRAKKARKDYEADEWEGFSDSDKEGSDDEEDEAKPNVPVVPTNGALSNNAALFFDQDIFQGLDDVEDEEDEAEGTNNMTVANEREEQQEEEEEEQPKSEAAPEKKKKVKETANSKPSEDSSDDEYEDTDEPRKKNGQLDIDIITAEAMALAQQMATGEKKSQDVFDDGFNRYAFRDVDGLPEWFLDDENKHSKPNRPITKAAAAAIQEKWRAINARPIKKVMEAKGRKKFKAAQRIEKLRKKSALLADDETMSERDKAQAIARMMSRAAKKKPKQNVKLVVAKGGNRGISGRPKGVKGKYKIVDARMKKDVRAQKRLAKKKQK is encoded by the exons ATGGCGATCCAAAAAAAG CACGGTAAAGGTCGTTTGGATAAGTGGTATCGCCtggcaaaggaaaagggaTACAGGGCAAGAGCAGCATTTAAGCTGGTACAGCTGAATAAAAAGTATGGCTTCTTGGAAAAGAGCAAGGTGTTGCTCGATCTTTGTGCTGCACCAGGT TCATGGTGTCAAGTCGCCGCAGAATGCATGCCCGCTCAAAGTCTAATCGTCGGTGTCGACTTGGCCCCAATCAAGCCTATCCCCCGAGTTATCACCTTCCAACAAGATATCACAACTGAAAAGTGTCGCGCCACTATTCGGTCGCATCTTAAGCACTGGAAAGCGGATACTGTCTTGCACGATGGTGCTCCGAACGTCGGTACGGCGTGGGTTCAGGATGCTTTCTCCCAAGCGGAACTGGTGCTCGAATCCCTAAAACTCGCTACAGAGTTTCTTGTTGAGGGTGGTACATTTGTCACGAAGGTCTTCAGATCCAAAGACTACAACCCTTTACTTTGGGTTTTCAAGCAGCTTTTCATGTCTGTCGAAGCGACCAAGCCTCCGTCCTCTCGAAATGTGTCCGCCGAAATCTTCGTTGTCTGCCGCGGTTACAAGGCACCGAAGCGCATTGACCCCAAGTTCCTTGATTCCAAACATGTCTTTGCCGAACTGGCAGATCCTACTCCCAACAATGAGGCCAAGGTTTTCAAccctgagaagaagaagcggaagagagaGGGTTATGAAGAGGGCGATTGGACACAATTTAAGGAGATCCCTGTAACGGAGTTCATCAACACCACAGATCCGATTGCGATTCTCGGTTCGTGCAACAAGCTTAGTTTCCAGCAACAACCCGGAGGAGACCTTGCTTTAGCCACTTTGGATCGACTTCCAGAAACCACCGACGAGATCAGGAATTGCTGTGAGGACCTGAAAGTTCTGGGTAAGAAAGAATTTAGGAACCTTCTCAGGTGGCGTCTCAAGGTTCGCGAGAAGTTTGGACTGGTAGTAAAGAAGGGACAAGCCAaggatgatgaagccgaagaggTTGCCGAGATTGCTCCTatggatgatgagcttgcaATCCAAGAAGAACTTCTCCGTcttaaggaaaaggagagtGCTAGAAGTAAGAAGGAAAGGCGCAAGGAGAATGAGAGGAAACGCAAAGAGATCGTTCGAATGCAGATGCACATGACAACTCCTATGGATATTGGAATGGAGCAACTGGGTCCCGGAGGGGAGGATGCTACATTTTCTCTCAAGCGCGCTGAGAAGGCCGGTGCGgccgctgccatggcatcAGGCAAGGAATTGGCTGTCATTGAGAGCGAAAGCGaagagtccgagtccgaaaCGGAATACGATGATAGCGATGATGAGGGGGATCGGTTGGAGAGAGAACTTGACTCGTTATATGAGCAGTATCAGGAAcgcaaagaagacaaggacTCGAAGTTGCGAGCGAAGAAAGCTCGGAAAGACTACGAGGCGGACGAGTGGGAAGGATTCTCTGACTCGGACAAAGAAGGaagcgatgacgaagaagacgaagcaaaACCCAACGTTCCTGTTGTTCCTACCAATGGTGCTCTATCCAATAACGCTGCACTGTTCTTTGACCAGGACATCTTTCAAGGTTTagacgatgttgaggatgaagaggacgaagcAGAGGGCACAAACAACATGACTGTTGCGAACGAGCGGGAAGAGcaacaggaagaggaagaggaagagcagccgAAAAGTGAAGCTGCTCctgagaaaaagaagaaggtcaaggaaaCGGCAAATAGTAAGCCGTCTGAAGACTCTTCTGATGATGAGTACGAGGACACGGATGAACCGCGCAAAAAGAATGGCCAACTCG ACATTGATATCATTACGGCAGAGGCTATGGCACTGGCTCAACAAATGGCTACTGGAGAAAAGAAGTCACAAGATGTGTTCGATGACGGATTCAACCGCTATGCGTTCCGAGACGTCGATGGTCTCCCGGAGTGGTTCCTCGATGACGAAAATAAACACAGTAAACCAAACAGGCCAATCAccaaagcagccgcagccgcaatccAGGAGAAGTGGCGCGCTATCAACGCACGGCCTATCAAGAAGGTGATGGAGGCCAAGGGCCGCAAGAAGTTCAAGGCAGCACAGAGGATCGAGAAGTTACGCAAGAAGTCTGCCTTGCTGGCGGACGATGAAACAATGAGTGAGAGAGATAAGGCGCAGGCGATTGCGCGAATGATGAGCAGagcggccaagaagaagcccaagcAGAACGTGAAACTGGTCGTTGCCAAAGGAGGTAACCGGGGTATCTCTGGCCGGCCTAAAGGCGTCAAGGGCAAGTACAAGATTGTGGATGcgagaatgaagaaggatgtgCGGGCTCAGAAGCGCTTGGcgaaaaagaagcaaaagtGA
- the dot1 gene encoding histone methyltransferase DOT1 (transcript_id=CADANIAT00002659), which translates to MGGFDYLQKGGTGFTLQVKKPQIRRVVQTRPAAPSPSANKATPRTVPSGPQKKTPETASRSVTGERGFSPSKRRLTPLRNRKRPTPEQRLSSDDDDDGSDTDTSLELRKRARTGESAEPDYGRRLRSLKAFSGDETRSLPIVHASEITSVQKPGKFKPAFENMNQTSEIFLQYPSATPKERYEAVVPRDDDEFKPLDDIVQVIETVTQAYIPEDELDEFNNESTGIKRRLRRALARGSEREFRESVKDYNVAIERLRRSGSIAKKLDATYRLSLPHVERILTQIYSRTVSPRVDSLRQYENGTDNVYGELLPRFISTIFKETGLKSNHVFVDLGSGVGNVVLQAALEIGCESWGCEMMQNACDLAELQQAEFKARCRLWGIAPGKTHLVRGDFLKEQSIIDVLKRADVVLINNQAFTPQLNNELINHFLDMKEGCQIVSLKSFVPVGHKIQSRNLNSPINLLTVKQRQYWSNSVSWTDVGGSYFIATKDSSRLKAFSESLA; encoded by the exons ATGGGAGGCTTCGATTACCTCCAAAAAGGAGGGACAGGCTTTACTCTCCAAGTAAAAAAGCCTCAGATTCGCCGAGTAGTTCAAACGCGCCCTGCtgccccttctccctccgcaAACAAGGCGACGCCTCGAACTGTTCCCTCCGGGCCTCAAAAGAAAACTCCAGAGACAGCCAGTCGGTCAGTTACGGGAGAAAGAGGCTTTTCACCTTCAAAGCGACGGCTGACACCATTACGCAACCGTAAGCGCCCGACTCCTGAACAGCGGCTGTccagtgacgatgacgatgacggaAGCGATACGGATACTTCTCTCGAACTACGTAAACGTGCGAGAACTGGCGAAAGTGCAGAACCGGATTATGGGAGACGGCTGCGCTCACTGAAGGCATTCTCTGGCGACGAGACGAGGTCACTTCCCATTGTACACGCTTCGGAGATCACGTCTGTGCAGAAGCCGGGAAAGTTCAAGCCAGCTTTCGAGAATATGAACCAGACTTCCGAAATATTTCTTCAATATCCCAGTGCGACGCCAAAAGAAAG ATATGAAGCTGTGGTTCCACgcgacgacgacgaattTAAGCCCCTCGACGATATTGTTCAGGTTATCGAAACAGTAACTCAAGCGTATATACCAGAAGACGAACTGGACGAATTCAATAATGAGTCTACGGGAATCAAACGAAGATTACGGCGAGCGCTGGCGCGGGGTTCTGAGCGTGAGTTTCGCGAGTCGGTGAAAGACTACAATGTTGCGATTGAGCGGCTCCGACGAAGCGGTAGTATCGCGAAAAAATTGGACGCCACCTATCGGCTCAGTCTTCCGCACGTGGAACGCATCCTAACTCAGATCTACTCCCGAACAGTATCCCCGCGGGTTGATTCTCTTCGGCAGTACGAGAACGGAACGGACAATGTCTACGGAGAACTTCTCCCTCGATTTATTAGCACGATTTTCAAGGAAACCGGGCTAAAGTCAAACCATGTTTTTGTTGATCTCGGCTCGGGTGTTGGTAATGTGGTCCTGCAAGCAGCTTTGGAGATTGGCTGTGAGAGCTGGGGTTGTGAAATGATGCAGAACGCATGCGATCTCGCGGAGCTTCAACAAGCGGAATTCAAGGCACGTTGTCGGTTATGGGGTATCGCTCCAGGCAAAACACATCTTGTACGAGGCGATTTTCTCAAGGAACAGAGTATCATCGACGTACTAAAAAGAGCCGACGTCGTTTTAATAAACAACCAAGCGTTTACCCCCCAACTCAATAACGAGCTCATCAACCATTTTTTGGATATGAAAGAGGGATGCCAGATCGTCTCTCTCAAATCTTTCGTCCCTGTCGGTCATAAGATTCAGTCACGGAATCTCAACTCACCTATCAACCTTCTGACAGTGAAACAGAGGCAGTATTGGTCTAACAGCGTCAGTTGGACAGACGTTGGAGGCTCTTATTTCATCGCGACCAAAGACAGTTCTCGACTCAAGGCTTTTTCGGAAAGCCTGGCTTAA